The Burkholderia mayonis genome window below encodes:
- the pgi gene encoding glucose-6-phosphate isomerase: MTLNSLPVWPALQAHYEEIRDAHLRDWFALANDPAPTRAERFTFEGGGLAADFSKNRITDATLRLLVQLAREAGVEARRDAMFAGEIVNPTEGRAALHTALRANSPDAPFHAQVAAERAKMARFADAVRSGAWTGYTGKRIRHVVNIGIGGSDLGPKMVVHALHHVATPDISTHFVSNVDGADLARVLEQIDPEETLAIIVSKTFTTLETMTNARSLRDWFVAKGCPENALAKHFVGVSANPAEVVKFGIAETNVFEMWDWVGGRYSLWSAVGLSIMIAIGPERFDELLAGAHDMDEHFRIAPLERNLPVLQGLVGIWYRHFFGAQSYLVAPYSEALHYLPSYLQQLEMESNGKSAQIDGAFVDYPTSAVTWGEPGTNGQHAFFQMLHQGPTLVPIDFIAVLTPEHPFASHHPKLLANCFAQSEALMLGRTLDEARKIAGPDKPELAPHQTFPGNRPTTTLLVDALTPRTLGALIALYEHKVLVQAAVWNINPFDQWGVELGKILGKVVEADLTAAQADPAKHDSSTSTLIARARKALGR, encoded by the coding sequence ATGACGCTGAATTCGCTCCCCGTTTGGCCCGCGCTGCAAGCGCACTACGAAGAGATCCGCGACGCGCATCTGCGCGACTGGTTCGCCCTCGCCAACGATCCCGCCCCCACGCGCGCCGAGCGCTTCACGTTCGAAGGCGGCGGCCTCGCCGCCGACTTCTCGAAGAACCGCATCACCGACGCGACGCTGCGTCTTCTCGTCCAGCTCGCGCGCGAAGCGGGCGTCGAAGCGCGCCGCGACGCGATGTTCGCGGGCGAGATCGTGAATCCGACCGAGGGCCGCGCCGCGCTGCACACCGCGCTGCGCGCGAATTCGCCCGACGCGCCGTTCCACGCGCAGGTCGCGGCCGAGCGCGCGAAGATGGCGCGTTTCGCCGACGCGGTGCGCAGCGGCGCGTGGACGGGCTACACCGGCAAGCGGATCCGCCATGTCGTGAACATCGGCATCGGCGGCTCGGACCTCGGGCCGAAGATGGTCGTCCATGCGCTGCATCACGTCGCGACGCCCGACATCTCGACGCACTTCGTGTCGAACGTCGACGGCGCCGATCTCGCGCGCGTGCTCGAGCAGATCGATCCGGAAGAGACGCTCGCGATCATCGTGTCGAAGACCTTCACGACGCTCGAGACGATGACGAACGCGCGCTCGCTGCGCGACTGGTTCGTCGCGAAGGGCTGCCCGGAGAACGCGCTCGCGAAGCACTTCGTCGGCGTGTCGGCGAATCCCGCCGAGGTCGTCAAGTTCGGCATCGCCGAGACGAACGTGTTCGAGATGTGGGACTGGGTCGGCGGCCGCTATTCGCTGTGGTCGGCGGTCGGCCTGTCGATCATGATCGCGATCGGGCCGGAGCGCTTCGACGAGCTGCTCGCCGGCGCGCACGACATGGACGAGCACTTCCGCATCGCGCCGCTCGAACGCAACCTGCCGGTGCTGCAGGGCCTCGTCGGCATCTGGTATCGCCATTTCTTCGGCGCGCAGAGCTACCTCGTCGCGCCGTACTCGGAAGCGCTGCATTACCTGCCGTCGTATCTGCAGCAGCTCGAGATGGAGAGCAACGGCAAGTCTGCGCAAATCGACGGCGCGTTCGTCGACTACCCGACGTCCGCCGTCACCTGGGGCGAGCCCGGCACGAACGGGCAGCACGCATTCTTCCAGATGCTGCACCAGGGCCCGACGCTCGTGCCGATCGACTTCATCGCCGTGCTCACGCCCGAGCATCCGTTCGCGAGCCATCATCCGAAGCTGCTCGCGAACTGCTTCGCGCAGAGCGAGGCGCTGATGCTCGGCCGCACGCTCGACGAAGCGCGCAAGATCGCCGGCCCGGACAAGCCCGAGCTCGCGCCGCACCAGACGTTCCCGGGCAACCGGCCGACGACGACGCTGCTCGTCGACGCGCTCACGCCGCGCACGCTCGGCGCGCTAATCGCGCTGTACGAGCACAAGGTGCTCGTACAGGCGGCCGTATGGAACATCAATCCGTTCGATCAGTGGGGCGTCGAGCTCGGCAAGATCCTCGGCAAGGTCGTCGAGGCCGATCTTACGGCCGCGCAAGCCGATCCGGCGAAGCACGATTCGTCGACGTCGACGCTGATCGCGCGCGCGCGAAAGGCGCTGGGTCGATAG
- a CDS encoding NAD(P)H-hydrate dehydratase, with translation MIVTTDSPLLHSSDPFDAPPIHASEPLLTVAELRGVETGAAAALPPHTLMDRAGKSAAQWLATRLVSDPRPVWFAVGPGNNGGDALVAAAELRRLGFAADVWMPIEAKPDDARWALERARAANVPIDDAAPGSFDGYGWLVDGLFGIGLARPLDGAFAAIAQRMAARARHTGRVLALDVPSGLDSDTGVHVGAGPAVAATDTLSFIAAKPGLYTGDGRDLAGEIHVAPLDLDALAAPAIRLNAPDLFGARLPERAFASHKGTYGSVAIVGGDTGMCGAPILAARAALFAGAGKVHVGFVGAGAPPYDPPYPELMLHPADALPAAALTALAIGCGLGASERAARTLAALLPLDAPKLIDADALNLIAKTPELADALAARGRAGDAAVLTPHPLEAARLLATDAADVQRDRVAAARALAARFSAVVVLKGSGTVIAAPDGRVAINPTGNAALATGGTGDVLGGLIGAFLAQRMPRFEAALAGVYLHGLAAERLCAAGAGPAGTAAGELAAVVRVLINRLFYTRPATPGQAPLY, from the coding sequence ATGATCGTCACTACCGATTCTCCCCTGCTTCACTCGTCCGATCCGTTCGACGCGCCGCCGATTCACGCGAGCGAGCCGCTCCTGACCGTCGCCGAGCTGCGCGGCGTCGAAACCGGGGCCGCCGCAGCGCTACCGCCGCACACGCTGATGGACCGCGCGGGCAAGTCCGCCGCGCAATGGCTCGCCACGCGGCTCGTCAGCGACCCGCGGCCCGTCTGGTTCGCGGTCGGCCCCGGCAACAACGGCGGCGACGCGCTCGTCGCCGCGGCCGAGCTGCGGCGGCTCGGCTTCGCGGCCGACGTCTGGATGCCGATCGAAGCGAAGCCCGACGACGCGCGCTGGGCGCTCGAACGCGCGCGCGCGGCGAACGTGCCGATCGACGACGCGGCGCCCGGATCGTTCGACGGCTACGGCTGGCTCGTCGACGGCCTGTTCGGCATCGGCCTCGCGCGGCCGCTCGACGGCGCGTTCGCGGCGATCGCACAGCGGATGGCGGCGCGCGCGCGGCACACGGGCCGCGTGCTCGCGCTCGACGTGCCGAGCGGCCTCGACAGCGACACCGGCGTGCACGTCGGCGCGGGGCCCGCTGTCGCGGCGACCGACACGCTGTCGTTCATCGCCGCGAAGCCCGGCCTCTACACCGGCGACGGGCGCGATCTCGCTGGCGAGATTCACGTCGCGCCCCTCGATCTCGACGCGCTCGCCGCGCCCGCGATCCGGCTGAACGCCCCCGACCTCTTCGGCGCGCGCCTGCCCGAACGCGCGTTCGCCTCGCACAAGGGCACGTACGGCAGCGTCGCGATCGTCGGCGGCGACACCGGCATGTGCGGCGCGCCGATCCTCGCCGCGCGCGCGGCGCTCTTCGCGGGCGCGGGCAAGGTCCACGTCGGCTTCGTCGGCGCGGGCGCGCCGCCGTACGATCCGCCATATCCGGAGCTGATGCTGCATCCCGCCGACGCGCTGCCGGCCGCCGCGCTCACCGCGCTCGCGATCGGTTGCGGGCTGGGCGCGAGCGAGCGCGCCGCGCGCACGCTCGCGGCGCTGCTGCCGCTCGATGCGCCGAAGCTGATCGACGCCGACGCCCTGAACCTGATCGCGAAGACGCCCGAGCTCGCCGATGCGCTCGCCGCGCGCGGCCGCGCGGGCGACGCCGCGGTCCTCACGCCACATCCGCTCGAAGCCGCGCGCCTCCTCGCGACCGATGCGGCCGACGTCCAGCGCGACCGCGTCGCGGCCGCCCGCGCGCTCGCCGCACGCTTCTCGGCGGTCGTCGTGCTGAAGGGGTCCGGCACCGTGATCGCCGCGCCCGACGGCCGCGTCGCGATCAACCCGACCGGTAACGCGGCGCTCGCCACCGGCGGCACGGGCGACGTGCTGGGCGGCCTGATCGGCGCGTTCCTCGCGCAGCGGATGCCGCGCTTCGAAGCCGCGCTCGCGGGCGTCTACCTGCACGGGCTCGCCGCCGAGCGGCTGTGCGCGGCGGGCGCGGGCCCGGCGGGCACGGCCGCGGGCGAGCTCGCGGCCGTGGTGCGCGTGCTGATCAATCGGCTGTTTTATACGCGGCCCGCCACGCCGGGCCAAGCGCCGCTATACTGA
- a CDS encoding FAD-dependent oxidoreductase, whose product MDVIVIGGGMAGIATAYQLRAAGHRVCVVERHATVAQGASYGQGGALLPTPLDVWFGPTFMRERRAQKSGIVYRPGFNGALRRFTRRLDALREPAAFAAQYAKLRPLVELSRDAIADVEARFGLEFEQKSGVLHVVREQAEWDDAQPALDLMRDLGLPYETLTPAACAALEPSMPTEPAFAGGVLFAQERTANCPLFVKLVKQVLDERDVQFRLGRAVAAIRTDAKRAAVELAPDPADPRAAKSKEVDVVSADAIVVAAGTESLALVERLGVHAPLHPVRVHTLTAPLAYEEHAPHLSIVDSVKRITITRLGQRLRIGGGAVLQSAKDIARPLPEPLSEAALALLGQATHDWLPGTAKISAARAWQGAKLLSPDGLPVVGPTADPRIFVNFGHGPAGWGLAFGSAKVVADYVGGGAQRVPADTLAALRAERFAT is encoded by the coding sequence ATGGATGTAATCGTCATCGGCGGAGGCATGGCCGGCATCGCCACCGCCTACCAGTTGCGCGCGGCCGGCCATCGCGTGTGCGTCGTCGAACGCCACGCGACGGTCGCGCAGGGCGCGAGCTACGGCCAGGGCGGCGCCCTGCTGCCGACGCCGCTCGACGTGTGGTTCGGCCCGACCTTCATGCGCGAGCGGCGCGCGCAGAAGAGCGGCATCGTCTACAGGCCGGGCTTCAACGGCGCGCTGCGGCGCTTCACGCGCCGCCTCGACGCGTTGCGCGAGCCCGCCGCGTTCGCCGCGCAGTACGCGAAGCTGCGGCCGCTCGTCGAACTGTCGCGCGATGCGATCGCCGACGTCGAAGCCCGCTTCGGCCTTGAATTCGAGCAGAAGAGCGGCGTGCTGCACGTCGTGCGCGAGCAAGCCGAATGGGACGACGCACAGCCCGCGCTCGACCTGATGCGCGACCTCGGCCTGCCTTACGAGACGCTCACGCCCGCCGCATGCGCGGCGCTCGAGCCGTCGATGCCGACCGAGCCCGCGTTCGCGGGTGGCGTGCTGTTCGCGCAGGAACGCACGGCGAACTGCCCGCTCTTCGTGAAGCTCGTCAAGCAGGTGCTCGACGAGCGCGACGTGCAGTTCCGGCTCGGCCGCGCGGTCGCCGCGATCCGCACCGACGCGAAGCGCGCGGCCGTCGAGCTCGCGCCCGACCCGGCCGACCCGCGCGCGGCGAAATCGAAGGAAGTCGACGTGGTCTCGGCCGACGCGATCGTCGTCGCGGCGGGCACCGAGAGCCTCGCGCTCGTCGAGCGGCTCGGCGTGCACGCGCCGCTGCATCCGGTGCGCGTCCACACGCTGACGGCGCCCCTCGCGTACGAGGAGCACGCGCCGCATCTGAGCATCGTCGATTCGGTCAAGCGGATCACGATCACGCGGCTCGGCCAGCGGCTGCGGATCGGCGGCGGCGCGGTGCTGCAAAGCGCGAAGGACATCGCGCGGCCGCTGCCTGAGCCGCTGTCGGAAGCGGCGCTCGCGCTCCTCGGCCAGGCGACGCACGACTGGCTGCCCGGCACCGCGAAGATCTCCGCCGCGCGCGCGTGGCAAGGCGCGAAGCTCCTGTCGCCGGACGGTCTGCCGGTCGTCGGGCCGACGGCCGATCCGCGGATTTTCGTCAACTTCGGCCACGGCCCGGCGGGCTGGGGCCTCGCGTTCGGGTCTGCTAAAGTGGTGGCGGATTACGTCGGCGGCGGCGCGCAGCGCGTGCCCGCCGACACGCTCGCCGCGCTGCGCGCGGAGCGCTTTGCCACCTGA
- the purL gene encoding phosphoribosylformylglycinamidine synthase: MAHFSCFPGASALSDFRQTRLLDALRQIDGDIVAVRGQYLHFVNAHEPLAADDNARIDALMHYGAPFEPAAEKGATDTFVVLPRFGTVSPWASKATDIAQHCGLSRVRRIERGIEFTVTLKAGILGVGAKKALSADARAAVAAALHDRMTESVVGSRDDARHLFDELPAKPLATVDVLAQGRGALGRANVELGLALADDEIDYLVDAFKKLERNPTDVELMMFAQANSEHCRHKIFNAQWTIDGQAQDMSLFAMIRNTEKMSPQGTIVAYSDNSSIMRGALAERWFPRGANGSGEPAERYGRHTELTHTLMKVETHNHPTAISPFPGAATGAGGEIRDEGATGRGARPKAGLAGFTVSNLDLPDARQPWENARDAAQPVGERNADAPHGPYGRPDRIASPLSIMIDGPLGGAAFNNEFGRPNLGGYFRVYEQNVGGQVRGYHKPIMIAGGIGNISDAHTHKHDVPAGSLLIQIGGPGMRIGMGGGAASSMATGANTAELDFDSVQRGNPEIERRAQEVINSCWQLGDANPILSIHDVGAGGLSNAFPEIVDGAGKGARFELRKVALEESGLSPREIWSNEAQERYVLAIAPAELPRFEAICARERCPFSVVGVATDERRLQLVDDQATGVEAYPVDMPMEVLLGKPPRMHRDVKRVAAARASVDVTGVSLADVARDVLKHPTVASKSFLITIGDRTVGGTSVRDQMVGPWQVPVADCAVTALDYAGFAGEAMTMAERTPLAVIDAPASGRMAVGEAITNIAAAPIASLDKLKLSANWMAACGTEGEDAKLFDTVKAIGMELCPALGIGIPVGKDSLSMKTKWDEDGVAKEVVAPVSLIISAFAPVEDVRRHLTPELRRIADVGASVLIAIDLGRGKNRLGGSILAQVTQQVGDAAPDVDDPEDLKRFFAAIQSLNGAGKLLAYHDRSDGGLWATVCEMAFAGHAGVSLNVDMLTLDAQHESDYGDAKDWAKQTSGRREDRTIRALFSEELGAVVQVRAEDRDAVLGVLREHGLSACSHVIGAVNETDAIEVYRDAKKVYEAPRVELQRAWAEVSWRIARLRDNPACADAEYDAILDAEDPGLSPVLSFDPAEDVAAPFISQGGAFPSVATGARPRVAILREQGVNSHLETAYAFDRAGFDTHDVHMSDLLAGRASLADFAGAVACGGFSYGDVLGAGEGWAKTIRFNDQLAEMFAAFFARPDTFALGICNGCQMMSSLASMIPGAEAWPKFTRNKSEQFEARLSFVEVQRSPSIFFAGMEGSRIPVAVAHGEGYADFSQQGDASSVAVAMRFVDHRGNATERYPFNPNGSPAGITSVTTADGRFTVLMPHMERVHRTVTMSWHPEGWGEASPWLRVFRNARRWLG; the protein is encoded by the coding sequence ATGGCTCACTTCTCGTGTTTTCCCGGTGCTTCGGCGCTTTCCGATTTCCGTCAAACCCGCCTGCTCGATGCGCTCCGGCAAATCGACGGCGACATCGTCGCGGTCCGCGGCCAGTATCTGCATTTCGTCAATGCGCATGAGCCGCTCGCCGCGGACGACAACGCGCGCATCGACGCGCTGATGCACTACGGCGCGCCGTTCGAGCCCGCCGCCGAGAAGGGCGCGACCGACACGTTCGTCGTGCTGCCGCGCTTCGGCACCGTGTCGCCGTGGGCGAGCAAGGCGACCGACATCGCGCAGCACTGCGGGCTGTCGCGCGTGCGGCGGATCGAGCGCGGAATCGAGTTCACGGTGACGCTCAAGGCCGGCATTCTGGGCGTCGGCGCGAAGAAGGCGCTGTCGGCCGACGCGCGCGCGGCGGTCGCGGCGGCGCTGCACGACCGGATGACGGAAAGCGTCGTCGGCTCGCGCGACGATGCGCGCCATCTGTTCGACGAGCTGCCGGCGAAGCCGCTCGCGACGGTCGACGTGCTCGCGCAGGGCCGCGGCGCGCTCGGGCGCGCGAACGTCGAGCTCGGCCTCGCGCTCGCCGACGACGAGATCGACTACCTCGTCGACGCATTCAAGAAGCTCGAGCGCAACCCGACCGACGTCGAGCTGATGATGTTCGCGCAGGCGAACAGCGAGCACTGCCGCCACAAGATCTTCAACGCGCAGTGGACGATCGACGGGCAGGCGCAGGACATGTCGCTCTTCGCGATGATCCGCAACACCGAGAAGATGAGCCCGCAAGGCACGATCGTCGCGTATTCGGACAACTCGTCGATCATGCGGGGCGCGCTGGCCGAACGCTGGTTCCCGCGCGGCGCGAACGGCTCGGGCGAGCCCGCCGAGCGCTATGGTCGCCACACCGAGCTCACGCACACGCTGATGAAGGTCGAGACGCACAACCACCCGACGGCGATCTCGCCGTTCCCGGGCGCGGCGACCGGCGCGGGCGGCGAGATCCGCGACGAAGGCGCGACGGGCCGCGGCGCGCGGCCGAAGGCGGGCCTCGCGGGCTTCACGGTGTCGAACCTCGATTTGCCCGACGCGCGCCAGCCGTGGGAAAACGCGCGCGACGCCGCGCAGCCCGTCGGCGAGCGCAATGCCGACGCGCCGCATGGCCCGTACGGCCGCCCGGACCGGATCGCGTCGCCGCTCTCGATCATGATCGACGGCCCGCTCGGCGGCGCCGCGTTCAACAACGAATTCGGCCGCCCGAACCTCGGCGGCTACTTCCGCGTCTACGAGCAGAACGTCGGCGGCCAGGTGCGCGGCTATCACAAGCCGATCATGATCGCGGGCGGCATCGGCAACATCTCCGACGCGCACACGCACAAGCACGACGTGCCGGCCGGCTCGCTCCTCATCCAGATCGGCGGCCCCGGCATGCGGATCGGCATGGGCGGCGGCGCGGCGAGCTCGATGGCGACGGGCGCGAACACGGCCGAACTCGATTTCGACTCGGTCCAGCGCGGCAATCCGGAAATCGAGCGGCGCGCGCAGGAAGTGATCAACAGCTGCTGGCAGCTCGGCGACGCGAACCCGATCCTCAGCATCCACGACGTCGGCGCGGGCGGCTTGTCCAACGCGTTCCCCGAGATCGTCGACGGCGCAGGCAAGGGCGCGCGCTTCGAGCTGCGCAAGGTCGCGCTCGAGGAGTCGGGCCTGTCGCCGCGCGAGATCTGGTCGAACGAGGCGCAGGAGCGCTACGTGCTGGCGATCGCGCCGGCCGAGCTGCCGCGCTTCGAGGCGATCTGCGCGCGCGAGCGCTGCCCGTTCTCGGTGGTCGGCGTCGCGACGGACGAGCGCCGACTGCAGCTCGTCGACGATCAGGCGACGGGCGTCGAAGCCTATCCGGTCGACATGCCGATGGAGGTGCTGCTCGGCAAGCCGCCGCGGATGCACCGCGACGTGAAGCGCGTCGCGGCCGCGCGTGCGAGCGTCGACGTGACGGGCGTGTCGCTCGCCGACGTCGCGCGCGACGTGCTCAAGCACCCGACCGTCGCGAGCAAGTCGTTCCTCATCACGATCGGCGACCGCACGGTCGGCGGCACGTCGGTGCGCGACCAGATGGTCGGCCCGTGGCAGGTGCCCGTCGCCGACTGCGCGGTCACCGCGCTCGACTACGCGGGCTTCGCGGGCGAGGCGATGACGATGGCCGAGCGCACGCCGCTCGCGGTGATCGACGCGCCCGCGTCGGGCCGGATGGCGGTCGGCGAGGCGATCACCAACATCGCGGCCGCGCCGATCGCGTCGCTCGACAAGCTGAAGCTGTCCGCGAACTGGATGGCCGCGTGCGGCACCGAAGGCGAGGACGCGAAGCTCTTCGACACCGTGAAGGCGATCGGCATGGAGCTGTGCCCCGCGCTCGGCATCGGCATCCCGGTCGGCAAGGATTCGCTGTCGATGAAGACGAAGTGGGACGAGGATGGCGTTGCGAAGGAAGTCGTCGCGCCGGTGTCGCTGATCATCTCGGCGTTCGCGCCCGTCGAGGACGTGCGCCGGCATCTGACGCCGGAGCTGCGCCGCATCGCCGACGTCGGCGCGAGCGTGCTGATCGCGATCGACCTCGGCCGCGGCAAGAATCGCCTGGGCGGCAGCATTCTCGCGCAGGTCACGCAGCAGGTCGGCGACGCGGCGCCCGACGTCGACGATCCGGAAGACCTGAAGCGCTTCTTCGCGGCGATCCAGTCGCTGAACGGCGCAGGCAAGCTGCTCGCGTACCACGACCGCTCGGACGGCGGCCTGTGGGCGACCGTCTGCGAAATGGCGTTCGCGGGGCACGCGGGCGTGTCGCTGAACGTCGACATGCTGACGCTCGATGCGCAGCACGAATCCGATTACGGCGATGCGAAGGACTGGGCGAAGCAGACGAGCGGCCGCCGCGAAGACCGGACGATTCGCGCGCTCTTCTCGGAAGAGCTCGGCGCGGTCGTCCAGGTGCGCGCGGAAGACCGCGACGCGGTGCTCGGCGTGCTGCGCGAGCATGGCCTGTCCGCGTGCTCGCACGTGATCGGCGCGGTCAACGAGACCGACGCGATCGAGGTGTACCGCGATGCGAAGAAGGTCTACGAAGCGCCGCGCGTCGAGCTGCAGCGCGCGTGGGCCGAAGTGAGCTGGCGGATCGCGCGGCTGCGCGACAACCCGGCCTGCGCGGACGCCGAATACGACGCGATCCTCGACGCGGAAGACCCGGGCCTGTCGCCCGTGCTGTCGTTCGATCCGGCGGAAGACGTCGCCGCGCCGTTCATCTCGCAAGGGGGCGCCTTTCCGAGCGTCGCGACGGGCGCGCGGCCGCGCGTCGCGATTCTGCGCGAGCAGGGCGTGAACTCGCATCTGGAGACCGCCTACGCGTTCGATCGCGCGGGCTTCGACACGCACGACGTCCACATGAGCGACTTGCTCGCGGGCCGTGCGTCGCTCGCCGATTTCGCGGGGGCGGTCGCGTGCGGCGGGTTCTCGTACGGCGACGTGCTGGGCGCGGGCGAAGGCTGGGCGAAGACGATCCGCTTCAACGATCAGCTGGCCGAGATGTTCGCCGCGTTCTTCGCGCGGCCCGACACGTTCGCGCTCGGCATCTGCAACGGCTGCCAGATGATGTCGAGCCTCGCGTCGATGATCCCGGGCGCCGAAGCGTGGCCGAAGTTCACGCGCAACAAGTCCGAGCAGTTCGAGGCGCGCCTGTCGTTCGTCGAAGTGCAGCGCTCGCCGTCGATCTTCTTCGCCGGCATGGAAGGCTCGCGGATTCCGGTGGCGGTCGCGCACGGCGAAGGCTATGCGGACTTCTCGCAGCAGGGCGATGCAAGCAGCGTCGCGGTCGCGATGCGCTTCGTCGACCACCGCGGCAACGCGACCGAGCGCTATCCGTTCAACCCGAACGGCTCGCCCGCCGGCATCACGTCGGTGACGACGGCGGATGGCCGCTTCACGGTGCTGATGCCGCACATGGAGCGTGTCCATCGCACGGTGACGATGAGCTGGCATCCGGAAGGCTGGGGCGAGGCGAGCCCCTGGCTGCGCGTGTTCCGCAACGCGCGCCGCTGGCTCGGCTGA
- a CDS encoding peptidylprolyl isomerase, producing the protein MILKSPRLWAAAAALAAAPAFAQNIAVVNGTPIPKSRADAMIAQLVQQGQQDTPQLEQAVRQELVNREILMQEAIKRGIPNRPDVKAQIVVAQQTAVLRALIEDFLKKNQPSDAELKARYDDLVKSAAGREYHLHHILVDNEQQAKDLIAKIKGGAKFEDLAKQFSKDPGSAKNGGDLDWSDPKAYVPEFAAAAQQLQKGQMTDAPVKTQFGWHIIRVDDIRSITPPPFEQVKQQIAQQMVQQKLQAFEEGLRQQAKVQ; encoded by the coding sequence ATGATCCTGAAATCTCCCCGTCTGTGGGCCGCGGCAGCCGCTCTCGCAGCCGCTCCGGCTTTCGCCCAGAACATCGCCGTCGTAAACGGCACGCCGATTCCGAAGTCGCGCGCCGACGCGATGATCGCGCAACTCGTTCAGCAAGGTCAGCAGGACACGCCGCAGCTCGAGCAGGCGGTGCGCCAGGAACTCGTCAACCGCGAAATCCTGATGCAGGAAGCGATCAAGCGCGGGATTCCGAATCGTCCGGACGTAAAGGCGCAGATCGTCGTCGCGCAGCAGACCGCCGTGCTGCGCGCGCTGATCGAGGATTTCCTGAAGAAGAACCAGCCGAGCGACGCCGAGCTGAAGGCGCGCTACGACGACCTCGTGAAGAGCGCGGCGGGCCGCGAGTATCACCTGCACCACATCCTCGTCGACAACGAGCAGCAGGCGAAGGACCTGATCGCGAAGATCAAGGGCGGCGCGAAGTTCGAGGATCTCGCGAAGCAATTCTCGAAGGACCCGGGCTCGGCGAAGAACGGCGGCGATCTCGACTGGTCCGATCCGAAGGCATACGTGCCGGAATTCGCAGCGGCCGCGCAGCAGCTGCAGAAAGGCCAGATGACGGATGCGCCGGTGAAGACGCAGTTCGGCTGGCACATCATCCGCGTCGACGACATCCGCAGCATCACGCCGCCGCCGTTCGAGCAGGTCAAGCAGCAGATCGCGCAGCAGATGGTCCAGCAGAAGCTGCAGGCGTTCGAGGAAGGCCTGCGTCAGCAAGCGAAGGTCCAGTAA
- a CDS encoding BolA family protein, which yields MGETILHAAPAERIALIETRLSAALAPESLDVRDDSAQHAGHAGAVAGGHYTVTIVSAAFAGKTRVARHRLVYDALADAMQRGIHALAIVAYTPEEYLESSRSQ from the coding sequence ATGGGCGAGACCATCCTGCACGCCGCACCGGCCGAGCGCATCGCGCTCATCGAGACGCGTCTTTCCGCCGCGCTCGCCCCCGAATCACTCGACGTGCGCGACGACAGCGCGCAGCACGCGGGACACGCAGGCGCCGTCGCGGGCGGCCACTATACGGTCACGATCGTGTCGGCCGCGTTCGCCGGCAAGACCCGCGTCGCGCGGCATCGGCTGGTGTATGATGCGCTCGCCGATGCCATGCAGCGCGGCATTCACGCGCTCGCGATCGTTGCGTATACGCCAGAAGAATATCTAGAGTCTTCACGTTCTCAATAA
- a CDS encoding septation protein A has product MKFLFDLFPIILFFAAFKVWGIFTATAVAIAATLTQVAWVAFRHRKVDTMLWVSLGVIVVFGGATLVLHDEKFIQWKPTVLYWLFAAGLVAARYAFGKNLIEKMMGKQLTLPDPVWDKLNLAWAAFFAALGVTNLYVVRNFSESQWVNFKLFGTTGAIVVFVILQSLWLAKYLKEE; this is encoded by the coding sequence ATGAAATTTCTGTTCGATCTGTTCCCGATCATCCTGTTCTTCGCCGCCTTCAAGGTGTGGGGCATCTTCACGGCGACCGCTGTCGCGATCGCCGCCACCCTCACCCAGGTGGCCTGGGTCGCCTTCCGGCACCGGAAAGTCGACACGATGCTGTGGGTGAGTCTCGGCGTGATCGTCGTGTTCGGCGGCGCGACGCTCGTGCTGCATGACGAGAAGTTCATCCAATGGAAGCCGACCGTCCTCTACTGGCTGTTCGCGGCCGGCCTCGTCGCCGCGCGCTATGCGTTCGGCAAGAACCTGATCGAGAAGATGATGGGCAAGCAGCTCACGCTGCCCGATCCGGTCTGGGACAAGCTGAACCTCGCGTGGGCCGCGTTCTTCGCGGCGCTCGGCGTGACGAACCTGTACGTCGTGCGCAACTTCAGCGAATCGCAATGGGTCAACTTCAAGCTGTTCGGCACGACGGGCGCGATCGTCGTCTTCGTCATCCTGCAAAGCCTCTGGCTCGCGAAATACCTGAAGGAGGAGTGA
- the msrB gene encoding peptide-methionine (R)-S-oxide reductase MsrB, translating into MSGDRDDRRYPYQEDDAELRGRLSPLQYEVTQHAATERPFTGEYTDTEDAGIYHCIVCGTALFESGAKYHSGCGWPSYFKPIDGEVIDEKIDYTHGMTRVEVRCNHCGAHLGHVFEDGPRDKTGLRYCINSAALNFEAKPERK; encoded by the coding sequence ATGTCAGGAGATCGAGACGACCGGCGTTATCCGTATCAGGAGGACGACGCCGAGCTGCGCGGCCGGCTTTCGCCGCTGCAATACGAAGTCACGCAGCATGCGGCGACCGAGCGGCCGTTTACGGGCGAGTACACGGACACCGAGGACGCAGGGATCTACCACTGCATCGTCTGCGGCACCGCGCTCTTCGAATCCGGCGCGAAATACCACTCGGGCTGCGGCTGGCCCAGCTACTTCAAGCCGATCGACGGCGAGGTCATCGACGAGAAGATCGACTACACGCACGGGATGACGCGCGTCGAAGTGCGCTGCAACCATTGCGGCGCGCATCTCGGCCACGTGTTCGAGGACGGCCCGCGCGACAAAACCGGATTGCGGTACTGCATCAACTCGGCTGCGTTAAACTTCGAGGCTAAACCCGAGCGGAAGTGA